In a genomic window of Hippoglossus stenolepis isolate QCI-W04-F060 chromosome 15, HSTE1.2, whole genome shotgun sequence:
- the tmem248 gene encoding transmembrane protein 248 isoform X2: protein MVYLLNSIENLRSHINNRPPLVIFMISVSAVAIAFLTIGYFFKIKEIKSPELTEDWNTFLLRYNELDVCVSENETIKHGLNESTTPESLVVTSGQARSSTQTPLLLDDSGAINISVPITLTLDPQRPFGGYSRNITHLYATVLGQQVGLSGREAHEEINITFTLPVSWNSDDCVLHGHCEQVVFSTCMTITAASNIFPVTVQPPHCVPETYTNATSWYKVFTTVRDSDTKYSQDYNPFWCYKGAIGKVYHALNPKLTVIVPDDDRSLINLHLMHTSYFLFVMVITMFCYAVIKGRPGKVRQTNPDFCPEKVALSDC from the exons ATG GTGTACCTGTTGAATTCTATAGAGAACCTAAGGAGCCACATCAACAACCGTCCACCACTGGTCATTTTTATGATCAGTGTCAGTGCGGTGGCCATCGCCTTCCTGACCATCGGGTATTTCTTCAAGATTAAAGAGATAAAGTCTCCGGAGCTGACAGAG GACTGGAACACCTTTCTGCTGCGCTACAATGAgctggacgtgtgtgtgtcggagaATGAAACGATAAAGCATGGCCTGAACGAGTCGACCACACCGGAGAGCCTGGTCGTGACCAGTGGCCAGGCTCGGTCCAGCACCCAGACCCCCCTCCTGCTGGACGACTCGGGTGCCATCAACATCTCTGTCCCCATCACGCTCACGCTGGACCCGCAGCGCCCGTTTGGAGGCTACTCGCGCAATATCACCCACCTGTATGCCACCGTGCTGGGGCAGCAAGTGGGTCTCTCTG gcCGGGAAGCCCATGAAGAGATAAACATCACCTTCACCCTGCCTGTATCCTGGAACTCCGACGACTGTGTGCTGCACGGACACTGCGAGCAGGTGGTGTTCAGCACTTGCATGACCATCACAGCGGCCAGCAACATCTTCCCAGTCACAGT GCAGCCGCCCCACTGCGTGCCGGAGACGTACACCAACGCCACCTCTTGGTACAAGGTGTTCACCACAGTCCGTGACTCAGACACCAAGTACAGTCAGGACTACAACCCCTTCTGGTGTTATAAAGGAGCCATCGGCAAGGTGTACCACGCACTCAACCCAAAGCTCACCGTCATCGTTCCAGAT GACGACCGTTCTCTCATCAACCTGCACCTGATGCACACTagctacttcctgtttgtcatgGTCATCACTATGTTCTGCTACGCAGTCATCAAGGGGCGGCCGGGCAAAGTACGACAAACCAACCCTGACTTCTGCCCTGAGAAG GTGGCGCTGTCAGACTGTTAA
- the tmem248 gene encoding transmembrane protein 248 isoform X1, whose protein sequence is MVYLLNSIENLRSHINNRPPLVIFMISVSAVAIAFLTIGYFFKIKEIKSPELTEDWNTFLLRYNELDVCVSENETIKHGLNESTTPESLVVTSGQARSSTQTPLLLDDSGAINISVPITLTLDPQRPFGGYSRNITHLYATVLGQQVGLSGREAHEEINITFTLPVSWNSDDCVLHGHCEQVVFSTCMTITAASNIFPVTVQPPHCVPETYTNATSWYKVFTTVRDSDTKYSQDYNPFWCYKGAIGKVYHALNPKLTVIVPDDDRSLINLHLMHTSYFLFVMVITMFCYAVIKGRPGKVRQTNPDFCPEKVQQTPAELNDPHRWRCQTVKMM, encoded by the exons ATG GTGTACCTGTTGAATTCTATAGAGAACCTAAGGAGCCACATCAACAACCGTCCACCACTGGTCATTTTTATGATCAGTGTCAGTGCGGTGGCCATCGCCTTCCTGACCATCGGGTATTTCTTCAAGATTAAAGAGATAAAGTCTCCGGAGCTGACAGAG GACTGGAACACCTTTCTGCTGCGCTACAATGAgctggacgtgtgtgtgtcggagaATGAAACGATAAAGCATGGCCTGAACGAGTCGACCACACCGGAGAGCCTGGTCGTGACCAGTGGCCAGGCTCGGTCCAGCACCCAGACCCCCCTCCTGCTGGACGACTCGGGTGCCATCAACATCTCTGTCCCCATCACGCTCACGCTGGACCCGCAGCGCCCGTTTGGAGGCTACTCGCGCAATATCACCCACCTGTATGCCACCGTGCTGGGGCAGCAAGTGGGTCTCTCTG gcCGGGAAGCCCATGAAGAGATAAACATCACCTTCACCCTGCCTGTATCCTGGAACTCCGACGACTGTGTGCTGCACGGACACTGCGAGCAGGTGGTGTTCAGCACTTGCATGACCATCACAGCGGCCAGCAACATCTTCCCAGTCACAGT GCAGCCGCCCCACTGCGTGCCGGAGACGTACACCAACGCCACCTCTTGGTACAAGGTGTTCACCACAGTCCGTGACTCAGACACCAAGTACAGTCAGGACTACAACCCCTTCTGGTGTTATAAAGGAGCCATCGGCAAGGTGTACCACGCACTCAACCCAAAGCTCACCGTCATCGTTCCAGAT GACGACCGTTCTCTCATCAACCTGCACCTGATGCACACTagctacttcctgtttgtcatgGTCATCACTATGTTCTGCTACGCAGTCATCAAGGGGCGGCCGGGCAAAGTACGACAAACCAACCCTGACTTCTGCCCTGAGAAGGTACAACAGACACCAGCCGAGCTAAATGACCCACACAG GTGGCGCTGTCAGACTGTTAAAATGATGTGA